The window ccttcgagatcatcagaatttgaatgtcgatgatgtcgatagatgtgtcgaggcatcgataaatccaagggatttttgtttaagcttactagacagtttctgtccctgttcgatgccatcgaaaccctaccgatatcatcgatacttgaatatcaattctatcgagtgaccctcgatcacagataaataaccctgaaataattgctggaagatAAGGCGCCCATGACtaataatatcgagagccctccgatgtcatcgagatttgaacttcgatggtatcgataacgacttcgatatatcgatacacatgtgattttcttaagtaaaaacaggggtgccgaatatctgtctgtcgatattatcgagtcaacttcaatggactcgagattaaaatatcgatgatatcgataggtatattgatacatcaataaatccatccaaagatatatgtgtttgctggacgtattttgttctcatttcgatgatatcgtttaagcatcgaggacatcgacagcacaagtcgattctatcgagaagtgtatcgataaaatctatcgagaagtgtatcgataaaatcaacaaagcaagaaaacttagagaatttttttatttttgaaaagttttcttaacttaaaaaccctatgatattctagtttgttttaaggattttatatacctagtgttttaggacgtgggatgtgaggcttagatttacctgtggcgagcttgcacacatccgatTGAGACAGAGGCTTTGatatgatcttcctatgaggctctgcagtctagttgactcaacactTACGCtgattaacaaaccagggcactttcaaatgGTTGTAAGCAATACGTCTCCCCAAACAGTAATAAATATATTTACATTGACCATCATGGATATAACCATATCTAGTAAGATTCTATTTCTTCTTTTGACTATGTATCACTTTTCCAAAGAGTGTGAGGCATGGCATACTAACAAGAAATGTCAGTATTTTCAAAATATGATTTATAAATTCCTAATATGTATTCTCTACCCATATCTGTCTTTAATGCTTCTATTCTTTTATCTAATTAATTCTCTACTTTTAACAtatatttctaaaaataattaaatgcctctgatttttttaaaattaaatataatatccCTTATTGGGAGTAATCATCAACAAATATTGTAAAATACTAACTATCATTTCTATCACGCACATttatgggcccacatatattccCTTGTATAATCTATAAGAGTTCTTTAGATCTAATTACTTTAGGAaattgttttctaaaaactttttcCAACACACAATACTAAAAAATGGATACATATATACTTTTATCAATGTTCCCAATAACATATTTCATACTAATATTATCATAAAATCTTTTCCTATATGTCCTAATCTATTGTGCCACTTAATAGATTCATATAGAATATAAGCATCCGCCGTGCCAAAAAAAGATAAGTTGTTTGACATTGATGAAAGGTTTTTTACAACATCTAATTTAAAAGATTTCTTAACAATTCTCCCCAAGTAAGTATCACATTATTTTCCTTAGTAAAACTCTATCTTTACAAAATCTTATATCAAATTTTCTCTAACCAAATATATGACACACATTAGAGTTCCTCTTATTTCGGAAGCAAAAAGTAATTCTTTGAATAACAAAAGATATCATTTCTTTGACTCGAGGCATTATGTGCCAACTGCAATCACACATTTCATTGTATTATTTTCCATATATATCTTATGTTTCAAGTTGAATAGTCTAAAAGTCTACAAATACTTCTTTTCCTTTGTTATATGCTTTATTATCCCTAAATCCACAATTTATTCATTAATGTTTAGATAAGCTATCAATACCTCTATTCAAACATAACTAATGGGTGGAGAAAGTTTAAGGTTTTACATTTAAAGCAAGACTTGGTCGCATGGCCTTGCTTTCCACACACAAAGTGTGAACCATCACCTTGTCCTTTAGGCCTTTTCTTTTTCTGACTGCATAGGTTTTGTGTACATGTTGCTTGGTGGTAGAGGTTGTGGATGTTTTATGGGTTAGTACTTGGGTTAATACGGTCAATTTTGAGGTGAATATGATTGGCGCCAGGGTGGTCGTTGCTAGTAATGTGGTGGATATGGATGAAAATGTAGAGGAATAAGTGGACAGTAAGGTGGATTGGATTGATTAATGAGAGCACTCTTTCTGCTTATACTCCAAAATCCATTTCTTAATCGACATccttttttcaaattttagtgTGAAAAACGACACTACTTGATTGAATGACTTTCAATTTAACTTCGTATTCTAAAAATGATGTActaaatctttaaatatttttattacttcattATAATTTAAAATGTCTCTAACGTGGGAACAAGAGTTTGGTAGAGATTGAAGCATTGCTATGATTTTCTGTTAACAAACAACATACATTTTGcatatcattcatcatctgtttcattttttaatatgatCTTTGATAGAGAATCCAACATGTATCATATATGCATTAAACTCCATTTGCATTGTTTTAATCTTGACATTGATATTCTAGtatatgattcaatcaatgtatTTTACATTTCTTTAGTTGTTTTGTAGATTTCATACATTAGAATTAATTCTTTATGCATAGAGCTAAGGAGAATATTTATGGTTGTTCTATTGTTTTTCCCCACTTCTTACCATTACTTAAGTTTCAAGTACTTTATGGTACCTTCTCATTTTCTATTTCAGATTTTCTTTTAATGGGTTTTAGTGTATATAGCACATCTTCCTCGTCTAACAAAATATTAATAAATCTGCGCCACTCATCAAATTTCTCCTTTCAAAATATTGGTCATAATTAATTTAGACATTATTTCTTGTCACTTCATCAAGTGAGAGAGTGTCACATATTAGTCAATTGGGTAACACATTAGAgacattattttaattttattcatGCGCAATCATCACTAGTGATCCAAAATAATGGCACCACTCAAACAAATTGACAGGAGAGAGACATTCATTTTCAATCCAGTCCGAAAGTTCCACTTACTCAATTGGGCTTAGAAGAAGCATTCAAAGTCGAAAAGATAATAAGAGAATCCCTTCATGGCAATAGCCAAGTAACACCCACAATAAACTATTAGAATTATATCACACTTAAAAGAAATTTATACAATACATAATAATCTGTCATTTACAACATTTAAATAATATGTCGTTCTACGCCACTATCCCACAATACAACGCATgcatattaaaataatttaaaattttatcttTTGCTATGTATTCCCATGTGTGTAACTTGTCCGAAGTAATGAAAAAAAGTCATCAGTTCCTTCTTTTGAAATCATGTCGATTGTCACTCTGATACCATTGATGTGTGCATGCAAACAAAGTGGTTGGTTGTATTTAAATTGTTATTGTAATTATGAATTGAGTGAGGCGGTTACATGACCCAATCAAGGAGCCAAAATATGAATTTGCGGCTCACTCAGAGCAACCACATAAAGAGAAGACGAATCAATTCACTTACATATCTGACAATGGTTTATGGACGCAAGTGGCCTCAAGCAAGCACGAAAGCCAACCTCTTGTTCTTCTTTATTTGTACTCTCTTTTATctccactctctttctttctctctctcctgtcCTCTCTCGTTAAACAAGGAACAGAGGCAGCTGAAAAAGGGTTGGAGAGGTGGTTTAGAAAGGCGGGAAGGGAGGCATGGGTGCCCCACCTGCTACCACgtgtcggtgggccccactaggggTTGCCACAGGAGATTGCCTGCGCTAGGCTCaaaagctaagtggggcccaccgtgatgtttgtaagaaatccaccctatccatccattttgccggatcatatcaagacatgagctcaaaaatgaggcagatccaaaactcaagtgggttccATGACAggaaatggtgaggattgaacgtcctcCATTGAAAAGTCTGTGGAACtgcagaagttttcgatcaggcTAATCTTttctgtgttttcagttcatcataGTAGCAACAGTATGGATGgcacataaatatcatggtggacccagggaggtttcaacagtagccaTTTCCCTACTCACACTTCTTCCtgtcgtgcggcccacttaagttttggatctgcctcatttttggtctcatgtccttaACATAAGCTGGAAAAGCAGATTGGATAGATGGGAAGggcttctcacaaacatcataatggcaCCACCTAGCTTCTAAGCTAAGAAGCTTCCACGTCCTTGCCACACCTAGACACGTGTGCTAGATGTGGGGCATATGCACGCTGTCCACATGATATGTGTGGCTACGTGTGAGGCACATGCATGCTGCCAACACTTGTACAGTTCAATCAGTCAATCGATCAGGGATGCCCATTAGGTCTAccgcacatttcatgggctaccaaaaatatatataataataataataataataataatcacattGACCCAACAATTCTAACCATATGATCAATAGTGTATAacatggatgaccaacatcattatatatatatatatatatatatatatatatatatatatatagaaatgctcACCGGCACACCAGTTCGCACAgaactggtgcgaacttttttgagaacccatcatacgtgatgtggatccaaaatctgaaccgtccatgtgaagcagcacctcatgaaaccccccgggtccatttttactttgatcctaaactttggttggccatgaaaaatgaaaacagtttcctcccttgatttgcatttctcttttctatggcccaccaaaattttagattagggtgaaaatttgtcccttagggtttcatgggattccgcatcatatggaccgttcagattagacacccatgacacgtatgcaaaggtgcgcacgtgcgtaggtgagcatgactcatatatatatatatatatatatatatatatatatatatatatatatatatataaaacctttttcaaaaataaaagaaaaaagaaaatgtagATACTTGACAGGAAATAATTCTATGCTCGAGTAGAACCAACAAAATAAATAGATTTAACTTTATTAAGAATCATCGTATAAAgaaccattaaaatattcgtATGACTAACAAAGAAAGATGGTACATCATTtacatttttatgtatttttggtGTATACAAGAAAGGACGATATGTGCCATACGGCTCTCTCACAGGATGCTACCATCTGGGATCACAGCACTCCTTAGAACAATTACTATACCTCCACTAATGATGTAACCACGATCTTCTCTATTCCCTTCTTGGACATTGTCTCTATTCATAATCTGCAAGAAATTAGAATGCAGTGGCCTTCATTAGTAAATCAATAACCCGAAAGAGATATTATAGACGATTTGGAGTTATATATGGGAAATGctgtaacaaaaaagaaaagatattGCAATCTGCATTATGTGCTATAGATATGCTGTTATGGTGCATTTGGACATGTGGGTGGTTCGAATCATCGATCTGAGCTGTTAATATGTTGCCTGGAATGTCCATAAGCTCCTGCCCACTCTTCATAGGCCAAgctgcaaaaatcacactgattgaatgatcctaaccatccaagcaTGGGCCTTCCTCTAGCTCATCACTGCAATATTCTGAGCAATAGAGAGAACAGTTATCATGTGGATTGAATGATTCTTGGGAGTGGGTATTTGTTACAATTTTGTCTATCCTTGGATCTACAGAATGTTGGTCAGTAGTCACTTCTCCAAAATAGATTCATTACACCAttcagaaaggaagaaaagaaaagccaccatagtttaaaaatcaactcaatcaGATTTCATCAAGATGTGAACAAAACTCGCGCAACTAGCTGACTTAGTCAAAACTCGATACTgggttcaagccaagtcaagctgattttttgagcttgaaaaaatttcgagccgagtttgagctagaccgagctcgactcgactcggctcggaacttgactcggttcgaattgaTTCGACTCGGATCGGGTTCAgtcaatataaatattttgtaaatatttatatatttaaataaattttatatatatatatatataactctaaaacctaaactcgaactcagctcgaaagatcaagttcaagctcaaCTCGAGTTGGCCTAAGCTgctgaccgagctgagccgagctggccagtcaggctcaaggactgaactgagccaagttcgagttggggtagcctgctggccgagccgagctgagctgggccaagctcgactcggtttggctcgtgtacagctctacacaTGGTTGGCATCATTATTGTTCTGAAAGTAGTCAAAAGATCCTTTGCTTGGAAAACCAATGTCAGTGAATTCCAAAAAAGAGGGCAAGTTAAAAGGAGCAGAATTTAGAACTTGAGGAGTATGGATGTTTGTTTTGCATAATTTAGTACCTTGACGCTTTTGCCAATATGTGCATTCTTGTCTATTATTGCCTTTCGGATGTGAGATTTCTCCCCAACCCCGATGGGGATGTCCATGCCATGCTTATCCATCCTACTCTTTTTCACGCCTTCCATCTATTGAGCACATAGACGAACACAAGCATGAGAGAAGTAAAATTAAGCAAGATAATCAATGGACAGAAAGTTGCTAGAGGATTCTTACTTGGTAAATATCAGAACCCATGACCACGGAATCCTCAACCACGGCCCCATCTCCAATCCACGTGCGCATGCCAATCACAGATCCTTTAACCTTGCACCTCTACACTTGGCCAAGTTGAACAAAAATCTGATAATCAGCAAGATAAAAtccacaaataaatttcaatgtGCTCGTGTGTCTTGTATTTGTACTTGCATTTGCATGTATACATATAGAAGTGTGTTTGTATgcttatgcatgcatgtgtaaCTCATTTTATACATGCGTGGATCTCTATATCCATATCTTTGAATGATTTATGCATGAATTATGCATGCAATGTATATAGATGTGCACATGCAAACATGGATATATCTGAGTAAATGACTGATGCTTGTTGTGAATTGCACTTCTAGttgtaaaaaaatgaataaacaagTATAACTTTGAAGTGAGTAAATTCAACAAAGATACATATTTAAAAGCATTTTAACAACAAAAGAACCGAGTTACCTACATTAAAGATGCAACCATCTCCAATGACACTATCTACAATCATTGCATCTGTCATTGTAGTGGGCGGAAGATTCCGTGGCAAAGTATATAGTGGAGAATCTCTATCAAAGAAACTGATGCGAAAGCACAAAACATGTTAGGAGAAGAACACTCATTAAGGATTGTCGTTTGCAGCTTTCTTGGCAGTAGAGAGTACTGACTTAAAACCTGAGGTTGTTTTCCTGGTGCTTTCCATGTTGGCTCGGTAGAAAGCTTCGATAGTTCCCATATCCTCCCAATACCCGTCATATATGTACGCCTGCACCTGATTCATACCCAACGTGTGGATGTAATATTAACCCACACTTTCAGTTATTCTTTACAAAATTAAGCTACAGAAGAAGCATGATGGGTTGTTTTTATTTGAAAGATGGGAAACAATAAAATAATGCATATATTTCGCTTGTCATATACATTCACACAAATGAAgtaatggcccttgatagagtgcaaTGGTGGAACAGTATTCATGTAGCAGGCACCAATTAATTGGGAAAAGGCATAGACGACAATCACGATGAGGATATACATGCACACAGATGCATACATATGCACATGTAAACATCCATTAGCAACCATTGCACTTGTTATGTTGCCATTTGATTGTTGCCTATATGAAAAGTTCTTTCACCATTCATTGTGGAACGGGTATTTTCCATTCTGCCAAGTGTTTTGGGGAACTGCCAAAAACAGGAAATGCATTGTTGGAGATACTTCCTTTAAGCCATTTCTACTCCCAAAATCAATATTCAATGTGTTTCAGGCATGCCTTGAATACTAGTTTTGATGGGAAATCATCCTCCAACCTATCTATCCAAGggacatccatatatatatatatatacaaaatttgtaatttttaaaTGCAAAATATTTGGGTACAGCCAAGCCATATCTGACATGTGTACCATTAGCCCAGGTGACTTGAATGATTGAGGTAATAGAATTATGGCAAGACAAGAAACAGTCTCCATTAAAATTACAGAGAGTATTCAAGTCGAATCTTTTCCAAGCTTTcgatcattaaaaaaatataaaaaaatttaaaaaaaatttaaaaaaagtttttaaaaaaaagttttaaaaaaaaaaaagtttaaaaataaaaaaaaaagttaaaaaaaaaaaaattttaatttttttttttaaaataaaaaaattttgaaatttaaaaattttaaaaattaaaaaaaaaaatttaaaaatttaaaaattaaaagaagaagaagaagaagaagaaatgctaACCTTCAGCCCCATGGAAATTGCACCTGTTATAACTTCACTTCCTAAATCATTTGCCTTGGGGAAGTACGCAGTTAAAAGCTTGACCATCACATCTCTCTTGATTGCAAAGATCCCCATGCTCATGTAACAAAAATCATCCTTTGATTTCTGTGAGCCTTCCACCTGAATTTACAAGTGATTGTTATATCAAGATGATCCATcattaagggtgcgtttggttgcacaaaataacaTAAAATTTCACGATAAactagtctaatttggtgcaaaatttcatgatatttggtgcaatcaaacacATCCAAAGCAAGCACAATCCTCAATTTAATTTTACATCAGGTTGCTTTCAATTGTGTGGTCTCTAGATAAAATCCAGATAGGTTCACGTGTGCTCTTGTTTTCTTCAAACAAAGATGTACTAAATGATGCTCGATTGAAAGAAATGGCTTTTTTTATTGGACCCAGCGGTGGCACAAGTGGGACCTAACTTGGGGTAGGCTGTTGATCTATGGGGCCCATCGCAGGATGGGACATGCCCTAATATTTCCCGTTAGATTATCCTAATTCCTAACCATCGAAGGAAGATATAAAAATCACAGCCAGTGGGAAAGTTTAACATGGGCTCAATCAGACGGCTAGGATCATCAGATGGGACCATTTTTTGGGTATTCCCATCCATcattgggcccactgtaaaataTTTTGACCACCAACAACTTAGCCCCACACATAGAGTTTAATGGACTAGACAGTTGTCGACTGAACATTGTACATTTCCTCTAACAGGTAGACCTGAACGAATAGTTTCTAACTCACATCTCAGACAAAGAACTGGATTGCATCAAATATTCTTCTCATACAAAAACAACTTGAAACAAAAACCAATGGCAAAAGCGAAGGGATctgttaaaattttcaaaaatagtaAGAATCCCTTCCAAGAAAGAATGTAATACTTGTTTGTATACAACTGTcgtcttcttttcatttttcccaTTCATTTTTGGAAAGCAGGATCTGAAACTTACTTCCATGGGTTTCAGTAGCTCCTGCTCTGGCTTCTCTTTGAACTCAAGTACCCAATTTTCACAATCTACTTTAAGAAAGCCAAAACCTCGATTTTGGTTCCTTGTACAACATGAAACCGCAATAGTAATGTCGGCATTGCTACTTCGGTGAGCCTGTATTAGTTTCTGGTAGTCCATTCTGTGGAGATGGTAACTGGGAAGTACCAAAAAGTCCATTACGGGATGCTCTTCCAGTATCCACAAGCATCTCCTAACAGCATCAGCACTCCCCTGAAAGAGAAAAGATAATAAACAAAACCCACAATGAATTGGATATGTTTTGAGAAGTTCTTAGACCTTGTGCTGATtgctatcatgttcataaaactaggaAACTGCATTTCAAGAATAACAACACTCTTGGAAATGGGTTTAAGTGATTCtctcaaaatatgaaaaacaggATTGTTTTAGGCTGAGTTTGGATGAACTTCTGAATTGGCTTGTAAAATCTACTCCAGAGAGAGGCAGTGACCAAATTGTATTTATATTCCTTCAATTTACAATGAGGAAGTAACCGTCAAATAACTGTAATTTTGTTATTTCCAGTGTAATGGACGAGTAATTCAATTGCCAAAAGCAGCCTTAGGAATTCTCTCCAAAGAGAGATGCATCAGCAGTTGtcagaaaattgaaaaagaaggAAGTGGGTCTGCGTTAGTATGAACCTATGTTTGACTTAGACATGAGTGTATGTGTCATATCTGTAGCCATACGATACTATCAAAATCAAAAGTAATTATACTATGAATTCTAGTTCATATGAGTATAGAAAGTAGAAAACTTTGTGTGTAAAATGTTAGAATATAgataatatccaaaaaaaaaaccaaacaaacaaaacaaaacaaagagaGAACAATGCATTGACATTTTTGTCTAAATAAGCATGTCAACAAACATCAGTTACCACAATTCTAAAAAGTTGAATGTCCTAGTTACATGGGAAAAACCTGAAACCAGTCTTGATCTTCAGGGCTCTGATAGGCAGCTAAAACCTCCACAAACCCATCTTTCCCTAACCCAATGCTTGAATAAGCTCTGGACAGATGAGAATTAAGAGAGGTGGAATTGAACTGAGTGAGAGCATATATCTTGGTGATGTTGCTGTTAATGCAGTTGCTCACGGCAATGTCAACGAGTCTGTAATTCGCTGCAACAGGAATAGCCCCTTCCGATCTTTTCTTCGTCAGTGGATAGAGCCCTGACTCTGACCCATCTCCAAATACAACTGCTGCAACACTCTGTGATAAGTTACATAATTCAGTGTAGTGCCTTTGTTGCCATTTTCCGTCACTGGTTAGGCCAGTGTTTGGATGCATAACTGAATTGCATTGCAAACATTCAGCTTAATCAATAGGAAATTATGAAGGATAGTGATGTTTTCTAGTATTTGTGAAGAGGACGTTGGCCTCAAATCGCAGTTATGGTCCTTTcatgtccaacttgaaagtaacatgaTTGCAATCTGGAGCCAAGACCCTCGATACAAATTCTGGAGAACAACATTAAAATTGGGTTTTTTCATGCCAATGAATCAATTCACAGAGATAGACAATAGGAAACAGATAGTTCACGTTGATGACAGATTTCGCTTAATAGACATTAGTGTGTATGAATCCATGagaacattgaaaaaaaaaaagtctcaacaacaaagaaaaagaaTAGGAAAGGTGTCG is drawn from Magnolia sinica isolate HGM2019 chromosome 5, MsV1, whole genome shotgun sequence and contains these coding sequences:
- the LOC131246025 gene encoding inactive glucose-1-phosphate adenylyltransferase small subunit 2, chloroplastic-like isoform X2, which translates into the protein MNSEAPPLNNVLLQWGSPPSGSKSGNKSAEAAFTASVAAVVFGDGSESGLYPLTKKRSEGAIPVAANYRLVDIAVSNCINSNITKIYALTQFNSTSLNSHLSRAYSSIGLGKDGFVEVLAAYQSPEDQDWFQGSADAVRRCLWILEEHPVMDFLVLPSYHLHRMDYQKLIQAHRSSNADITIAVSCCTRNQNRGFGFLKVDCENWVLEFKEKPEQELLKPMEVEGSQKSKDDFCYMSMGIFAIKRDVMVKLLTAYFPKANDLGSEVITGAISMGLKVQAYIYDGYWEDMGTIEAFYRANMESTRKTTSGFNFFDRDSPLYTLPRNLPPTTMTDAMIVDSVIGDGCIFNRCKVKGSVIGMRTWIGDGAVVEDSVVMGSDIYQMEGVKKSRMDKHGMDIPIGVGEKSHIRKAIIDKNAHIGKSVKIMNRDNVQEGNREDRGYIISGGIVIVLRSAVIPDGSIL
- the LOC131246025 gene encoding inactive glucose-1-phosphate adenylyltransferase small subunit 2, chloroplastic-like isoform X1, translating into MVLLHPISTIPIDKLPIRSSAFRNRKWTSKQPYTTTGLFISSSWQSDPPIQVFPPLNQSVAAVVFGDGSESGLYPLTKKRSEGAIPVAANYRLVDIAVSNCINSNITKIYALTQFNSTSLNSHLSRAYSSIGLGKDGFVEVLAAYQSPEDQDWFQGSADAVRRCLWILEEHPVMDFLVLPSYHLHRMDYQKLIQAHRSSNADITIAVSCCTRNQNRGFGFLKVDCENWVLEFKEKPEQELLKPMEVEGSQKSKDDFCYMSMGIFAIKRDVMVKLLTAYFPKANDLGSEVITGAISMGLKVQAYIYDGYWEDMGTIEAFYRANMESTRKTTSGFNFFDRDSPLYTLPRNLPPTTMTDAMIVDSVIGDGCIFNRCKVKGSVIGMRTWIGDGAVVEDSVVMGSDIYQMEGVKKSRMDKHGMDIPIGVGEKSHIRKAIIDKNAHIGKSVKIMNRDNVQEGNREDRGYIISGGIVIVLRSAVIPDGSIL